Below is a genomic region from Brassica oleracea var. oleracea cultivar TO1000 chromosome C9, BOL, whole genome shotgun sequence.
NNNNNNNNNNNNNNNNNNNNNNNNNNNNNNNNNNNNNNNNNNNNNNNNNNNNNNNNNNNNNNNNNNNNNNNNNNNNNNNNNNNNNNNNNNNNNNNNNNNNNNNNNNNNNNNNNNNNNNNNNNNNNNNNNNNNNNNNNNNNNNNNNNNNNNNNNNNNNNNNNNNNNNNNNNNNNNNNNNNNNNNNNNNNNNNNNNNNNNNNNNNNNNNNNNNNNNNNNNNNNNNNNNNNNNNNNNNNNNNNNNNNNNNNNNNNNNNNNNNNNNNNNNNNNNNNNNNNNNNNNNNNNNNNNNNNNNNNNNNNNNNNNNNNNNNNNNNNNNNNNNNNNNNNNNNNNNNNNNNNNNNNNNNNNNNNNNNNNNNNNNNNNNNNNNNNNNNNNNNNNNNNNNNNNNNNNNNNNNNNNNNNNNNNNNNNNNNNNNNNNNNNNNNNNNNNNNNNNNNNNNNNNNNNNNNNNNNNNNNNNNNNNNNNNNNNNNNNNNNNNNNNNNNNNNNNNNNNNNNNNNNNNNNNNNNNNNNNNNNNNNNNNNNNNNNNNNNNNNNNNNNNNNNNNNNNNNNNNNNNNNNNNNNNNNNNNNNNNNNNNNNNNNNNNNNNNNNNNNNNNNNNNNNNNNNNNNNNNNNNNNNNNNNNNNNNNNNNNNNNNNNNNNNNNNNNNNNNNNNNNNNNNNNNNNNNNNNNNNNNNNNNNNNNNNNNNNNNNNNNNNNNNNNNNNNNNNNNNNNNNNNNNNNNNNNNNNNNNNNNNNNNNNNNNNNNNNNNNNNNNNNNNNNNNNNNNNNNNNNNNNNNNNNNNNNNNNNNNNNNNNNNNNNNNNNNNNNNNNNNNNNNNNNNNNNNNNNNNNNNNNNNNNNNNNNNNNNNNNNNNNNNNNNNNNNNNNNNNNNNNNNNNNNNNNNNNNNNNNNNNNNNNNNNNNNNNNNNNNNNNNNNNNNNNNNNNNNNNNNNNNNNNNNNNNNNNNNNNNNNNNNNNNNNNNNNNNNNNNNNNNNNNNNNNNNNNNNNNNNNNNNNNNNNTTCTCCCTTATATTAGTGTTATTTGCTTCCTACGAATATTAAATTCTACTCTTATTTAAATTTTTCGATACTATAAATTATAAGTTATTTCATAACAGTTTTGTTTCTATCACAATTACGAACCGAAGTTTATGAGAAAAGTAATATACTTATTTTGTTTATTTTTCATGGAAATTAGTGATCGTACTCCATTCGTCGATTACAGAATAATTCATCGATAGTAGATAACTTCATTCACATCTTGTACAAAATAGTTGGATGATATTTTTAAATTTATAGCCTTAACAATTTCTATAAGAAATAGCATCATCTCAAGTAAACTTTTATGAGATGGGCTAAATCTTGACTTTTTTTAATGGGCTTGGTGACCGCTGTGTACTCAACAAACTCTAAGCCCTGAACTTCCCACGGCGCTTTCTGCTTCTTCAAGATGTTTGTGACAGCCACCACAAGCAAATGTTACTGTCAGACTGGTACAATCAAATATCTTCAGAGTATATATATAAGCTCTCATAGCTCCAATAACCAGGAGTCAGGACTCAGGAACTTGCGCGCGTCGGTTGAAGATTCAACATCAACATTTACTTGTCGTGGTTGTTGCAAAGCTCTGCTGGAGGAGCATCATCGAGGTGTGAAGTAGAGAGCACATCTTACCACTATCCATTGGATATTACACTGCTGGCAACGTCTCAAATATGATATGGACACGTGTGCGTTTGATTGATGCTGGCGGCAAGTAAGTTTTTGCCGATGACAAGTGACAACATGGAAAGATGGATTTAGCTTGTTGATAAAAGCACACTGAAGGAGTGTTGTGGAAGCATACAATGACTTGATCGAAGGAAAAGGAAACTTTAGAAACATGTATGCTTAATTTGTTATTTTTAAAGGTCTTCATATTACTTTTTTGTATTTTTGGTTTACAAAGAAAACTAGAAAAGATTAAAGTAGAGGATGCAAGAAAAAGAAAAACAAAAGAAAAAAAAAGCCTAGGCATGGGCATAAAATCCGGAACCCGAAATCCGAACCGAACCCGAACCGAAAAACCCTACCCGTTATCCGACCTGAAACGTAAAAATACCTGAACGGGTCTTGTAGGGTGGTACAAAAAATATCCGAACCCGAAGTGTTATTAACCGAACCCGAACGGGTAACCCGAAAAATCCGAAATTAATAGTCAATATAAATATTTTGAAATATATATAAGTATTAAGTATTTTATAATTTGCTCATTGAAATAAAAAAGTCTACTTTCTATAAGGCAATACATATTGTTTACAAATGATGTTTGTTTTCATGCTTGATTTAACATTTTATTGTTATTTTATCAATTTTATATGTGATAGATTAATTTTTATTTAATTTAGATGTTTTTCTTTATGTTTTACTTCAAAAATTTTGTTTTTTACTTTGGTTATATCCGAACCGAACCGATATAACCCGAATCCGTACGATATATGATTACTTTATGGGTTTTATGATGCAATACAATTTTGAACCGAACCTGAAGTGTTATTATCCGAACCCGGCCCGTACTAATAAAATTTTAGTATGGGACCTAGAAGCGTAAACTCGAAAATCTGAAAACCCGAAAAACCCGATCCGAATGCCAACGGGTACCCGAACGTCCAGGCTATGCTTATAGAAATGAACTTTGAGATTTTGTGATATCATGTAGAAATTAGTATGATTGATTATCTTACATAATTTTGCACATCACATATACATGCAAAGTGAGAATCGTGACAAGAGTAATTACATCTAATAAGTTAGTTCTTATAATTTTCGTCTGTAATTTGATATATGGAAGTCGATACATTTGTATGGATTGCTAATTGTTCTAATAATACATTTTGTGTGGTCATTCTACCCACTTGGATATAATAACCGAGCTCCTTTTTTAAAAGAGGTTCGATTCATAGTTCAAAATTATTGTGATGGATGCTCCAAAGGGAAAAAGGTTGGAAAGGTTGATGGTGTAAAGTGGAGCATCCAAGAATGGTGTCCAATTATATGTATTCACAGCATCTTCCCTAATCCTCAACTAACTTTATTTTGGTTTAATAATCTTCTCATGCTTTAGTTATTTAGGAAACTCTTATTGTTTTCTAGAACAATTTGTGTATTATTAAAGATGTTCTACTGCTTTGATCTCTTTTCATCTGACTGTCTTGAATACAAATTTCAATCATGATAATTTTTCTATTTATTTTTCTACGTGTATAGCTAGTCTTTTTTGCCAAATAATCAAATATATTTTTTTATAATGAGATTAAAATCACATTAATCCCATTTTTATTATTATTGGTCAAAATTGTAGACTGTGGTTTAGACTGCACCACAAATAACAACTGTGTAACTACATATGTTTTGTTTGGATCTCCATAGAAATATGTAGATTAGTGTGAGTAGAAACTTATAATATATTTGTGGTAGGGACGGTTTTTCTCTTTGAAAATGTTAAGAAATTTATATCAAAGATAAGACAATATATAAAATAAGATACACCAATCCAATATTATGTGTAAATTCATAAAATTAGCATGAAGAGCATTGGGTATATAAAAGATGATGTCCCTAAATCTCACCAAAGGGTCAATAGTAATATACAAACTACTTTTGTCTTCGGAATTCCAACATCGTGTAAGAGTTCCCCTTTGGCCTACATATGTGGTACCACATCTACTTGATTCTTCATATATATCTATATATACACAAGGAGCATGTCATCCATCATCCTAGTAACTACATCTTATAATTAACCCCACTAATGAAAAAAAATCTTTATCGTAGATAGAACTTTTCTACTATTCTTTGTCTGACAAAAATATGTTATGTTTAAAATTGTTTACAATCCGGACCGCGAAATCGGATGGTCCCCAACCTTTGACAGCTCAGCGTGAGATTTGAATATTAGGGTTTAGTACCATTTGGAAGCATATATGCATTTTGGTCCCCATAATCTTCGATATATAAGTGGGTAATTAGTACACAAACTTTCGGAAGTTGGTAATGGTACACAGTTTTCACTAAATATAAATAAAAGTGAGAAAATATTATATTTTAGTGGACCACATTTGAATGTGAACCCATAAAAGGTCTACCGCGCTCAGATTTTATTACTAATCTAGTACTAAAACGCATTAACCCAATTTAACGCATTATTAACTTGCGATGGACCACATGTTAATAATATGTATACAGGACTATATATATATATATATATATATGCACTTACACAAACTTAGACCATATGTACGTGTATTGGATTGTGCATATGTATATATATTATCCCATGCATTTGTATACATTATATAAAACACTTGTCTAAGTATACATTTTATGTCAATTGCCATATAGAACCCCTATAGTTTGGCCTTCTATGTGATGGTCAATCTTCTTAAATTTTATGTTCAAAGTTAGTTTCATCGTTTTTCCTCGTATGCATTTGAATTGTCCCTTGTAGATGATATAAGCCAAATTCTTAAGCCACTGGTGTACCTTGTATGAAAAACAATTTTATAAACCAATCATATATCTTTTACATTTGATATAATAAACTGTATATATCTTGTTTATCAAAATAGTTGTAAATTTTACAAAAAAACAAAAAAAAAATAGTTGTAAATCATTGCATTACAGAAATTTCAGTTTTTTATAGAAAAGTTTAATCTCTAATTTAAAGAGAACATTATTTACGTGGGACAGAAATAACTTGGGATCATTTAAGCGACTAGCAAAATAACATCGATGGTTAGTTTACAAAGAAGGGAGAAAATTGTTGGTTTCACACTTCATTTATCTGTACTAGAAGTGTAACTTCTTTTTATAATAAGTTTTATTTTATAGTACATCTAAATTATTAGAACCGAGATTATTATTATTTAATGTGTCTGCTTTCACTTTCCCTAATTGTATCATTTGGTACTTTCTTTTTTTTTTCATTTGCTTTTGTGTGTGTAACGAATTTATATAGAGTAAGTTCACATAAATAGAAATTTACATAAAAACATTTTGAGCAATTTCTCATCTTACTTTACTTTTCTTCTTTTTAAGAGAGAGAAACTAGGGTTTTTTCTTCTTCATTTTTCTGGTCAAAGTTCCAATTCTTTCAGCCCTGGCTTTGGTTTCTTGACGAAGATTTTGAAGAAATGGGAAGGGGAAGGGTTCAGCTACGGCGGATCGAGAACAAGATAAGGAGACAAGTGACATTTTCAAAGAGAAGAACGGGTTTGGTGAAGAAAGCTCAAGAGATCTCAGTGTTATGTGATGCTGATGTTGCTTTGATTGTCTTCTCCCCTAAAGGCAAGCTCTCTGAGTACTCTGCTGGTTCCAGGTTCGAATTCTTTCCTAAATGACTAATTTACTTCGGATCTTATTTTACCCTCTTACTTTTCGTTTTTATGATTGCAAATCTTTTTTTTTGAGCAAACCGCTAGTACTAGTGGGAACAAAACCTCATAGGTTTTAGGCTGTAATCTATTTTTATCTATCTACATAGGAATATCAGCTTATATTTCATGTTTTGACAGATCGGGGAAAATGTTTTATAGGTTTTAGGCTTTTAGCTAGTGGAGAATGTGAAATTGGCTGAGATATTTTGATTACATAGATGAATTTGTAGCCATGTATGTGTATGTGAGAGATTAATATACACATGTTGAATTCTTGCATCTCTAAACTAGAGATGAACATGCAAAATGAGATATTATATATCATATATAAATCAAATTAACAGAGGTAAGTAGATACAACTGACATCAAACCATAACTGTGAGATATAACATTTCGTTTGATTATATGAATTATTCAGAAACATATGGAGGAGAATATGCTAACTGTAAACCAAACTTAAGTTGAACATACCATGAAATGATAAGATATTTCTTTATATTTAGGTGTGAGTTTGTTCTTCAACCTTACGGAAAAGGTTATTTATGGGGAAAAAGTTCAAGCCTTCTTTTTTTTTGTTGGAAGCATGTACAAGCCTTCTTTTTTTTGACTAAAGGCTTTTGTTTTTTAATGGAGCAAGACTTTGTTATGGAGCTTTGTGCCTTGCTTTGTCTTTTTGTTTGTCGAACCTAGGACTAACCTCGATCTTAAAATGAAAACATATACACACCCATGAAGATGTTACTTTTCTAGCTTCTTAGTTTTAATAAGCAGTATGTCAAAATGAAACTTCTTGTAAACATGTTGTAAGAAATTTGGTTAAGTTTGATCTAATATTTATCTTAGTCTAAGGAATACTGTAAAATACTGTATGAAATCCCACACGTGGGGTGGTATTGGGTATATGGAAGGACTCGTTACAATCTTAAATTTCATTTCACAGTGTGTAAACTCTGCGTGTGGGCTACATGGTCACTAATGCCTTGGTTAGAATGCTTAACCCACAGTAGGTTGTGATATCTCTTAACCAAAGGGCATGTTCTCACTCAAAATTAGTCTGGCATGAAATCAAAATCGATCTGGTTCCAAATATATAGTGTTTAAAAATGTATGAAAATGTATATCAGTCTTCTCGATACTACCAAACATTAAATGTGTGATCACTGTGATGTATGAATCCAGAAATGTTTTTGTTAAATTTTACAAAACTAAAAAAAGAAGAAGTTTAGAACTATATTATTTATGTTCAGTATGCGGTGTGATGATAGTATCTACAAATCTGAGTGGTCATTGAAGTTTAATTAAACGATGTTTAGCATGGAGAGAATTCTCGAACGGTATGAGAGATGTTCATACGCCGGTCAAGATGTTACTACACCAAGTTTGAATTCACAGGTTCTTAAGCACATCAATCAGTATCTATTACATATGAATCATTGTTGTAAATTTAATATTGTCTGTCTACTTCTGGTTGTTTGTAGGGTGAGTGTTCAACAGAATGTTCGAAGCTTTTGAGGATGATTGATGTTATGCAAAGAAGCCTAAGGTTAGAAACTTATTACTAAAGGATCTCCATCCATAAATATATAAATGCACACATATAATAAAATAAACAGAAATACCATATGACAACAATAAAATACATTTTTGTTCTAAAATTAATACACAAAGGGAAAAACCCCCAAAATAAATTAACTAAATTTTTTTTTTTAAATATGTTTTATATTTGGATTTAGGTTTCATAATTACTAGGGTTTAAATATTTAGGGGGTGGGATTAGGGTCAAGATTTAGGATTTTGATTGATTTAATCATTTTACTCGGTGTTATATTGATTTATATATTTTGATTGATTTAGAAATCCATACAATATTTATAAATTTAAGTAAAATATACAAATTTTCAAATTCTCTCAGATTAGTATTTACAAATCTGGAGGTTTGCCCTCGGATTTGAATCTTTCTAATTTTAACAAAAAAATCTATGCAAATCCATTCAAATCTATTATGAAATCAAATCTACTAGTAAATCTCTATGATTGAATAACACTTGATTTGAATTAGAATTTATGAATCATTAAGCCAATAACACATGATTTCAATACATATTTTAAAATCATAGAACCAATAACACTAAATTTAGTTTGGATTTTCAAATCAATCGAAATACACCAACCAATAACCCCCACTTAATTAGTGCTATTTTGAGAAGTTTTCTATTTTTATGCTTTGTTGTCATAGACTCATAATATTTCTAAGGGATTTGGCTATATAAATTGTACCTTCATTTATTTAACCTATTTATTTCATATCAGGCACTTAAATGGAGAAGAGGTGGATGCTCTAAGTATCAGAGAGCTTCAGGATCTGGAGATGCAACTTGATGCTTCACTCAAGAGAACTCGCTCTAGAAAGGTTATTCACATATATCCATAAAGCATTATCTTATATCTTGCATACATGTATTCGCAGATCATTTCTACAAGTATTTGTTTAATAATGTTTAGTGTCTGTATGCATATAGTCACACATATATAGATATACTACATCTAATTAATCATGTGGCTATTGTTTTGTTTTGGGAGCACAGAACCAGCTCATGGTAGAGTCCATAGCACAGCTCAAGAAAAAGGTAATATATTGGTTTAGAGACGATTACTCATTTTAATGGTTTTGTACCTTGCAAACGTCTTTGCGTACCTGTCGGTCTTTTTCGCTATTGGGTTTGTGTTTTTATGAGTGTGTTTTTTTTTTCCTTTTTGCAATTAAGAAACACAATTTCATATCGAGAATACTTTGAGTTTCCAACGAATTAATTTAGTAAATGTGTGATCTTTTGTTGACACACATAGGAAAAGGAACTCAAAGAATTGAAGAAACAGCTACAAACGAAGGTGAAACGGATGTCATCATCATCTTTGACTATTCACATATATATATATATATATATATATGTTATTTCGATTCTACTTTATGTGGAGTTAAAAGTTTCAGAGATTAGTCTAGGTTTTAGTCTAAAATCTCCCCATTGCATATATATAATTTATGTGAAAACAACTAGAAAACGAAAAAAATAGTAACTATAACAAGTATTGAATTTAGCAGGCTGATCCAAGAGAAGACTTTGAGCCGCAAACCCTCAACCAAGGATTAGCCTCATTGGCAACGCCACCATGCGAGCCACCGCACCCGTTGCCCGGACCTATATCTCCCCGTCGTCCTCTATCTCTTGGGTACTCTACATATCAATTTCACTTGGCTACGCATATATGAAAAATACCAACTTTAATGTGTTACTATATTGACTAATAATAAGAGTAAGTTAGTGTTACTCATAAACATCACAAATTTATAACTTGTATCCAGTATTTGCGTAGTTACTAGCAAATTGTGTATCATTTATATGGAATGAATTAATATTGTTACTTATAGGGACACATTGCAAAGGAACGAAGATGGAGAAGTAGATGCCGGAACCCTAATTAGGCTGACAAATACAACGTTGCCGCACTGGATGCCCCGGCTCACTGGAGAATAGAGGTCCCAAGTCCATCTTGGGTTGTTAAATTTTCAGTACTTAATAAGTTGAACCAAGCCAAATATCAGGATATATTTTCTGTTTTGGCATTCTTATTATCTGCAGAGAGATGTCCTCAAGTTTCAAACTTCTAAACGAATATTATAAAAATCGTATCTCAAATGTGATTCTGTATATTTTATTAATGATTGTACCTTACATTTTGTGAATTTATTTTGTCAGCAACATCCAGTATTGTGGGTTTGAACTTTGTTGTGTAGTGAACTGACACAAAAAAAAAAACCGTTACGCCATATGTCTTTGTTAATATTTTGTAATATTTTTGTTTATGTAAAATCAATGGGAGAAACGAAAGAGAAAGCTAGCGGAGCTGCGGAGGTGGATATTATCTGTCCCAAATCATCTATGTATGGCATATATTAGTCAAAAGAGTCATCACCAATTATACGTGGTGTGTAAGTTAACATGTTAATTGTGTAAGATGTTAATTGTGTGGTGTATAATGAAAGATATCAAATACCAGAGATTATTATCTCAACTAGAAATGACCATGACCATTGTGTCAGAGGTTTTGAGTGACCATTGGAATGAAATTAATATTACATGCTATTGTTCTCAAACGTTTGGTGTAGACACAGAGATTAATAAGAACTGACTCTTCCTATTAGCTTAAGACACTTACACAAAAGCTCTTTCAAACTCTCAAATCTCACGCCATGCCGATATTGGTATTTATATAGATTCTCTCTATCCTAATCCTAATAGTAATCAAATATATATGGATAACTCTAAACATTTTTATCCTTATCTCTAAACATCATATTCTTATTAGGATTAGTATAGCTTTTTTCTCAAACTAACTTCGAGCTTACTTCAACACATGCTATGATTTCGGTACGAGGA
It encodes:
- the LOC106317301 gene encoding truncated transcription factor CAULIFLOWER A-like → MGRGRVQLRRIENKIRRQVTFSKRRTGLVKKAQEISVLCDADVALIVFSPKGKLSEYSAGSSMERILERYERCSYAGQDVTTPSLNSQGECSTECSKLLRMIDVMQRSLRHLNGEEVDALSIRELQDLEMQLDASLKRTRSRKNQLMVESIAQLKKKEKELKELKKQLQTKADPREDFEPQTLNQGLASLATPPCEPPHPLPGPISPRRPLSLGDTLQRNEDGEVDAGTLIRLTNTTLPHWMPRLTGE